One genomic window of Tenacibaculum tangerinum includes the following:
- a CDS encoding type I polyketide synthase: protein MNSDIKLFINKLKNNNVSPDLLNGFLTTIKKIKSQKEKRESIAIVGIGCKLPANINTTDDLWRVLLNGQSGITDYPKNRGWDINDFYSADKDTRGKTYVNQGGFINDIDLFDPSFFGISPNEAIQMDPQQRLILETTYKAIENGGLSLKDLQNRKTGVFIGVGTSDYRSLSVNKDSLDNINFYSGTGNSRGVAAGRISYLMSFNGPSLTVDTACSSSMTALHLGINSLLLKESDCALIGGVNLILTPQEVISRCALGALSDDASCKSFDENANGFALGEGCGVIVLKRLQDAVRDKDNIQAVICGSAINHNGGGNGMTAPNGKSQETVINNCLNVGEVDPEKVDYIEAHGPGTSLGDPIEYYSLANTYCTNNNRKSKLYLGALKANFGHAEAASGILSIIKAALIAKNKTIPPQVNYHTPNSQIDWNQYPIEVPIEVKDLKEKKEEVYVGVSSFGIGGSNAHVVIKTPLVENKENTSSKDELYGLILGAHKENNIEAQVNSMLKFLEYTEESVKNICYTQAIKGKTFNYRIGVVGKTKKELAKRLHAFLEGKKKLGLFNYLGNNKASKLTFVFSGHGSQGKKIGSWMFKHYPVFRSVIDECQEAYYQISGNDLKKNMFEASEEALESAQTAHPVIFSFGIAFAKQLMHWGVTPDSLIGHSIGEYTGICLAGILDIKSTLQLIEKRASLMESVGDEGRMLAIIAKEAHVKQVIKENGADVDFAAINGKEAIVISGHLEELEKVEKAFKEQQISVNYLSVSHAAHSRFMNPIMAEFTEYARNVKINKPKLDIVSNIKGEFITDKEITEQYWANHLRDTVRFQKGVNTILDRGVNCFLEIGFKAALTPLIRESNPDTTTISISQPGFERTALLTALTNLSSYGINVNWEEVLKPFSCEKIEIPAYTFNRSRFWFADTNNTKFNTSAKILPHKSIENIYTDIFEESFEKNKELTLADKDPISIVRFRNRIKQELGISITLKTIGESNLQEIAAICKSNTK, encoded by the coding sequence ATGAATTCAGATATAAAGCTTTTTATTAACAAGTTAAAGAACAATAATGTTTCTCCAGATTTGTTAAATGGGTTTTTAACAACGATAAAAAAAATAAAATCGCAAAAAGAAAAAAGAGAAAGTATAGCCATTGTAGGAATTGGCTGTAAGCTTCCTGCCAATATAAATACAACAGATGACTTATGGAGAGTTTTGTTGAATGGACAATCGGGAATTACAGACTATCCCAAAAATAGAGGATGGGATATTAACGATTTTTATAGTGCTGATAAAGATACTAGGGGGAAAACTTATGTAAATCAAGGAGGATTTATTAACGATATTGATTTATTTGATCCGAGTTTTTTTGGGATTTCTCCCAATGAAGCAATTCAAATGGATCCACAACAACGCTTGATTCTTGAAACAACTTACAAGGCAATTGAAAACGGTGGCTTATCATTAAAAGATTTACAAAATAGAAAAACAGGAGTGTTTATTGGGGTTGGAACTAGTGATTATCGCTCTCTATCAGTAAATAAGGATAGTCTTGATAATATTAACTTTTACTCCGGAACAGGTAATAGTAGAGGTGTTGCTGCTGGAAGAATATCATATTTAATGAGTTTTAATGGACCGAGCTTAACGGTAGACACAGCTTGTTCTTCTTCTATGACTGCCCTACATTTAGGGATTAATAGTTTGCTTTTGAAAGAAAGCGATTGCGCTTTAATAGGCGGGGTTAATTTAATTTTAACTCCACAAGAAGTTATTTCACGTTGTGCACTAGGAGCTTTAAGTGATGATGCCAGCTGTAAGTCTTTTGATGAAAATGCAAATGGGTTTGCTTTGGGAGAAGGTTGTGGAGTAATTGTCTTAAAAAGACTTCAAGATGCTGTTAGAGACAAAGATAATATTCAAGCTGTTATATGCGGTTCTGCTATTAATCATAATGGAGGAGGTAATGGAATGACTGCACCTAACGGAAAGAGTCAAGAAACAGTTATTAATAATTGTTTAAATGTAGGAGAAGTTGATCCTGAAAAGGTTGATTATATTGAGGCTCATGGACCAGGAACAAGTTTGGGAGACCCAATAGAATATTATTCTTTAGCAAATACTTATTGTACCAATAATAACCGCAAGTCTAAACTTTATTTAGGTGCTTTAAAGGCTAATTTTGGACATGCAGAAGCTGCTTCAGGTATATTATCCATAATAAAGGCTGCATTAATAGCAAAAAATAAAACCATCCCTCCCCAAGTGAATTATCATACTCCAAATTCACAAATAGATTGGAATCAATACCCTATTGAAGTTCCTATAGAAGTAAAGGATTTAAAAGAGAAAAAAGAAGAAGTATATGTTGGAGTGAGTTCTTTTGGAATTGGTGGTAGTAATGCTCATGTTGTTATAAAAACACCTTTGGTAGAAAACAAAGAGAATACGTCAAGTAAAGACGAGTTATATGGGCTAATTTTAGGAGCTCATAAAGAAAACAATATAGAAGCGCAGGTAAATAGTATGTTAAAATTCTTGGAATATACCGAAGAATCCGTGAAAAATATATGCTATACACAAGCCATTAAAGGTAAAACTTTTAATTATAGAATCGGTGTTGTAGGAAAAACTAAAAAAGAGCTTGCTAAAAGGCTACATGCTTTTTTAGAAGGAAAAAAGAAATTAGGACTTTTTAATTATTTAGGTAATAATAAAGCTTCTAAATTAACTTTTGTGTTTTCTGGCCATGGGTCACAAGGTAAAAAAATCGGAAGTTGGATGTTTAAACATTACCCTGTTTTCCGTTCGGTGATAGATGAATGCCAAGAAGCATATTATCAAATTAGTGGTAACGACTTAAAAAAGAACATGTTTGAAGCCTCGGAAGAAGCTTTAGAGTCTGCCCAAACAGCACATCCAGTTATATTTAGTTTTGGAATTGCATTTGCAAAACAATTAATGCATTGGGGAGTTACCCCTGATTCATTAATAGGGCATAGTATAGGGGAATATACAGGAATTTGTTTAGCAGGGATTTTGGATATAAAATCAACATTACAGCTAATAGAAAAAAGAGCGTCGTTAATGGAGAGTGTTGGTGATGAAGGTAGAATGCTGGCCATAATAGCGAAAGAAGCCCATGTAAAACAAGTGATAAAAGAAAATGGAGCAGATGTTGATTTTGCCGCTATTAATGGAAAAGAAGCCATCGTAATTTCGGGTCATTTAGAGGAACTTGAAAAAGTAGAAAAAGCCTTTAAAGAACAACAAATCAGCGTTAATTATCTTTCTGTTTCTCACGCAGCACATTCACGTTTTATGAATCCAATAATGGCAGAATTTACCGAATATGCTAGGAATGTAAAGATCAATAAACCCAAATTAGATATAGTATCTAATATAAAAGGTGAATTTATAACAGATAAGGAAATTACAGAACAGTATTGGGCAAATCATTTAAGAGATACAGTGAGGTTTCAAAAAGGCGTGAATACTATTCTTGATCGTGGTGTGAATTGTTTTTTAGAGATAGGATTTAAGGCGGCGTTAACGCCTTTAATACGGGAGTCAAACCCTGACACTACAACCATAAGTATTAGTCAACCTGGTTTTGAAAGAACTGCTCTTTTAACCGCACTAACAAACTTATCTAGCTATGGAATAAATGTGAATTGGGAGGAGGTATTAAAACCTTTTTCATGTGAAAAAATAGAAATTCCAGCTTATACATTTAATAGAAGCAGGTTTTGGTTTGCCGACACCAATAATACAAAATTTAATACCTCTGCTAAAATATTGCCACATAAATCAATTGAAAATATTTACACGGATATTTTTGAAGAGTCTTTTGAAAAAAATAAAGAGCTAACGTTAGCTGACAAAGACCCTATAAGCATTGTTCGTTTTAGAAATAGAATTAAACAAGAATTAGGAATAAGTATAACGCTGAAAACAATAGGGGAAAGTAATTTACAAGAAATAGCTGCTATTTGCAAAAGTAATACCAAATAA